A window of the Syntrophothermus lipocalidus DSM 12680 genome harbors these coding sequences:
- a CDS encoding ABC transporter ATP-binding protein → MIRLENVRKSFGETLALDDVSLWVQEQDLFGLVGPDGAGKTTLMRVVCGLIRPDSGQVYLMNHSIGKIDRVRADLGYMPQRFSLYPDLTVMENIEFFGAMYRLSRVLIRQRAEEILSITGLEGFESRLADDLSGGMKQKLALACALVTRPRLLVLDEPTLGVDPQSRKEIWKILYRLNQEGITVLVSTPYMDEAELCTKVALMNRGRIVGVDSPTGWKKAYPYHVLEVRLATRDPEFFRGMPGLTEYSFFGDRFHLAVDDVEQSLTAMKEYIAERGEKVRSVRQIRPSMEDVFVEFAEKGAV, encoded by the coding sequence GTGATTAGGCTTGAAAACGTGCGTAAGAGCTTCGGGGAAACCCTGGCTCTTGACGATGTGAGCTTATGGGTGCAGGAACAGGATTTGTTCGGGTTGGTAGGGCCTGATGGGGCAGGCAAAACCACCTTGATGCGGGTTGTGTGCGGTTTGATAAGGCCGGATTCCGGCCAGGTGTACCTGATGAACCATAGCATAGGGAAGATAGATCGGGTTAGGGCAGATCTCGGTTACATGCCGCAGCGTTTCAGCCTTTACCCGGATCTTACGGTGATGGAAAACATCGAGTTTTTTGGAGCCATGTACCGGCTGTCGCGAGTTCTTATTAGGCAGCGGGCCGAAGAAATACTTAGTATCACCGGATTAGAGGGTTTCGAAAGCAGGTTGGCCGACGACCTTTCAGGGGGGATGAAACAGAAACTGGCTCTAGCCTGTGCCCTGGTCACGAGGCCGCGTTTGTTGGTACTGGACGAACCTACCCTCGGGGTGGATCCTCAGTCACGGAAAGAGATCTGGAAGATACTGTATCGCCTGAATCAAGAGGGTATTACGGTTTTGGTTTCTACTCCTTATATGGATGAGGCCGAACTGTGCACTAAAGTTGCTCTGATGAACCGGGGCCGAATCGTTGGGGTCGATTCGCCGACAGGATGGAAGAAGGCTTACCCCTATCATGTCCTGGAAGTAAGACTGGCCACAAGAGATCCCGAGTTTTTTCGGGGCATGCCTGGACTCACAGAGTACTCCTTTTTTGGAGACAGGTTCCACCTGGCGGTCGACGATGTTGAACAGTCGCTGACCGCGATGAAGGAGTACATCGCCGAACGAGGGGAAAAGGTGAGGTCGGTTCGGCAAATCAGGCCTTCGATGGAGGACGTGTTCGTCGAGTTTGCGGAAAAGGGAGCAGTTTAA
- a CDS encoding ABC transporter ATP-binding protein yields the protein MWAVTAKGLTKAFGDFVAVSDVNLEIQAGEIFGLLGPNGAGKSTLIRMLTGILEPTSGSGTVLGYDLTRQAETIKQNLGYMSQKFSLYEDLTVVENLQFYAGIYGIPHKKRKERIQEILALTGLESRTGESVAALNLGAKQRLALGCALISRPRIVFLDEPTSGVSPTARRSFFNIIQNLAYDGTTVILTTHFMDEAERCDRVGFMLNGKLIAVGSPDSLKAGTLPGTLVELEAPNAIQRAKEFEGLPYVKDCSVHGTVLHVLLSDEAGIEFLRNTTGVVPQPIIPSLEDVFMYLVRNPEGEEGAR from the coding sequence GTGTGGGCTGTGACTGCCAAGGGGTTAACCAAAGCTTTCGGGGATTTTGTGGCTGTGTCCGACGTTAACCTCGAAATTCAGGCCGGAGAGATATTCGGGCTCTTGGGGCCTAACGGCGCGGGTAAGTCTACGCTTATCAGGATGCTGACCGGCATACTGGAGCCTACTAGCGGGTCGGGGACAGTACTCGGTTACGACCTCACCCGCCAGGCAGAGACTATCAAACAGAACCTGGGGTACATGTCTCAGAAGTTCAGTTTGTACGAGGACCTGACCGTTGTCGAAAACCTCCAGTTTTACGCCGGCATCTACGGGATACCGCACAAAAAAAGGAAGGAACGCATTCAAGAGATTTTGGCTTTGACCGGGCTTGAAAGCCGGACAGGGGAATCAGTAGCAGCCTTGAATCTCGGGGCTAAACAGCGTTTAGCTCTGGGGTGTGCTTTGATAAGTCGACCCAGGATTGTTTTCCTCGACGAGCCGACCAGCGGGGTCAGCCCGACAGCGCGCCGCAGCTTTTTCAACATTATTCAAAACCTGGCTTATGACGGTACCACGGTGATACTCACCACTCATTTCATGGACGAAGCCGAGCGTTGCGATCGGGTAGGTTTTATGCTTAATGGAAAGCTTATAGCGGTCGGGAGCCCGGATTCCCTTAAGGCAGGTACCCTGCCCGGTACCTTGGTGGAGCTGGAAGCGCCGAATGCCATCCAACGGGCCAAGGAATTTGAGGGATTGCCGTATGTCAAAGACTGCTCCGTACACGGGACGGTTTTGCACGTTCTCTTGTCAGACGAGGCTGGGATTGAATTCTTAAGAAACACCACCGGGGTTGTTCCTCAACCGATTATCCCGAGTTTGGAAGATGTATTCATGTACCTGGTGCGTAACCCTGAGGGTGAGGAGGGTGCTAGGTGA
- a CDS encoding ABC transporter permease — protein sequence MSRIAAVLYKEFLQIRRDRMTLALVFLIPLVQLLLFGYAIQTEVRHVPTVVFDQSLSPESRDLLQSFVASGYFDVVEAAGSYHEVNKTIDSGEAQVGIIFPPDFARCLKRGESGTVQVIVDASDNMVANQAVAVANAIGLLKSQQVLVQKVKLTSPPYDVRVRPWYNPDGITAYYMVPAILGIVVTMTMVILTAVAIVRERERGTLEQLMVTPIKSYELMIGKILPYIVLGYIQITVALLVGVLVFGVPIRGSLLELYLLTLFFITASLGLGLMISNVARTQMQAFQLAFFVMLPSILLSGFMFPRAAMPKLIYYLSDVIPLTYYLVIIRGIVLKGIGFEYLKGQVACLLVFSAVFLLVSVLKFKKRIA from the coding sequence GTGAGCCGTATTGCAGCCGTTCTTTATAAAGAGTTTCTGCAGATCCGAAGAGACCGCATGACCCTGGCCCTGGTTTTCCTGATTCCGCTGGTTCAGCTCTTGCTTTTCGGCTATGCCATCCAGACCGAGGTACGACACGTCCCCACGGTTGTATTCGACCAATCCTTGTCACCTGAAAGCCGTGATCTACTCCAGTCTTTTGTGGCCTCGGGCTATTTTGATGTAGTTGAGGCAGCCGGAAGTTACCATGAGGTGAACAAGACCATCGACAGCGGGGAAGCACAGGTCGGCATTATTTTTCCTCCGGATTTTGCTCGTTGTCTCAAGCGGGGGGAATCAGGCACGGTGCAGGTCATAGTTGACGCCAGTGACAACATGGTGGCCAACCAGGCGGTGGCGGTGGCCAACGCCATCGGTCTTCTCAAATCACAGCAGGTTTTGGTGCAAAAGGTTAAGCTCACCAGTCCGCCCTACGATGTACGGGTGCGACCATGGTACAACCCGGACGGGATTACCGCTTATTATATGGTCCCGGCTATCCTCGGTATTGTTGTGACTATGACCATGGTCATCCTGACAGCAGTGGCCATAGTGAGGGAGAGGGAACGGGGGACTCTGGAACAGCTAATGGTGACCCCCATCAAGTCGTATGAGCTGATGATCGGCAAGATCCTTCCGTACATCGTACTCGGATACATCCAGATAACCGTGGCTCTGCTGGTGGGGGTGCTGGTATTCGGTGTGCCCATACGGGGGAGCTTGCTGGAGCTCTATCTTCTTACCCTCTTTTTTATCACGGCTTCGTTAGGGCTGGGGCTAATGATATCGAACGTAGCACGGACCCAGATGCAGGCTTTTCAGTTAGCTTTTTTTGTTATGTTGCCTAGCATTCTCCTGTCGGGCTTTATGTTCCCGCGAGCCGCCATGCCCAAGCTTATTTATTATCTCAGCGATGTAATTCCTTTGACTTACTATCTGGTAATCATCCGAGGGATAGTGTTGAAAGGGATAGGGTTTGAGTACCTGAAGGGTCAGGTTGCTTGCTTGTTGGTATTCTCGGCCGTGTTCTTGCTTGTAAGCGTTCTGAAGTTTAAGAAGAGAATCGCCTGA
- a CDS encoding TetR/AcrR family transcriptional regulator encodes MDTRERLIAACLDLVRAKGLGQVTMEELAARAGMSKRTVYRYFASKEEVIEKAVEALILRIASQAEEIIKGEEDPRKAVTEILRYLTRQASSVITRQSLDDLRKHYPFLWQKIDRLRTERLEWLVRELVRCSPKEEVKSIDPRVVAAAMIASVQAVVNPDFIVDNNLTFEDTTTQLVNLFLLALF; translated from the coding sequence TTGGATACTAGAGAGAGACTGATTGCGGCCTGCTTGGACCTGGTGCGGGCCAAGGGATTGGGGCAGGTTACCATGGAAGAACTGGCTGCCCGAGCGGGGATGAGCAAGCGTACGGTATACCGGTATTTTGCCAGCAAAGAAGAAGTTATCGAGAAAGCCGTGGAAGCTTTGATATTAAGGATAGCCTCGCAAGCGGAAGAGATAATAAAAGGCGAGGAAGACCCGAGAAAGGCCGTGACTGAAATTCTAAGGTACCTTACCAGGCAGGCCAGTTCCGTTATTACTCGCCAAAGCTTAGACGATTTGAGAAAACACTACCCATTCCTCTGGCAGAAAATAGATAGATTGAGGACAGAAAGGCTGGAGTGGCTGGTCAGGGAACTGGTCCGCTGTAGCCCTAAGGAGGAAGTGAAAAGTATTGACCCGCGCGTTGTCGCGGCGGCCATGATCGCTTCGGTGCAAGCGGTTGTCAACCCCGATTTCATAGTGGACAATAATTTAACCTTCGAAGATACGACTACCCAGCTGGTGAACTTATTTCTCCTCGCTCTTTTCTAG
- a CDS encoding amylo-alpha-1,6-glucosidase, translating into MLVFAGPQLGPPAGTKREWLLTNGIGGFASSTVSGINTRKYHGLLVAALNPPVERRLLLAKLEEEVCVESRKYSLFCSQTVGGYSGHGFEFLYEFHRFPFPTYIYRLENIFIRKEIMMVRGENTVLILYHVLNPDNLNFRLCLFPLVTNRDYHWTVRKNKWPFLTSIQDNRVMIEAYPGAPKLYLSADRGRLQRAGFWYYDLFYELEAERGLDAVEDLYCPAKFEIESNRSLSWALRASTEDLAIDQEWVLKQRNESLDRMKRLGRALPQTDNHIKVLTLAADDFIVERRNTGKKTIIAGYPWFTDWGRDAMIALPGLTLVTGRYRDAREIIKGFVDCVQEGLIPNCFSDDSGCPHYNTVDASLWLFWAVYKYLEYTGDWDFVNEVYPCLCAIVDDYCRGTRYGIKVDKDGLVTQGEEGMALTWMDARIAGQPVTPRRGKAVEINSLWHFAARFLAYLTSRFEGPRSGKEFTKLADLVRSSFVREFWFEPGGYLYDVVGEVDKDATLRCNQVIAVSLPTRLLNSEQEKSVIRKLWQELYTPYGLRTLSPLSEGYVGTYSGNEHERDRAYHQGTVWVWPWGHFVTAVSRIYADYSGRLMLIKKMVKPLLIHLEDGCVGNVSEIFDGDFPHSPRGCFAQAWSVGEVLRVYAEEVIGVKGRHKIDIQD; encoded by the coding sequence ATGCTCGTTTTCGCAGGGCCCCAGCTTGGGCCTCCTGCAGGAACGAAGAGAGAGTGGCTTCTGACCAACGGCATTGGAGGCTTTGCTTCCTCCACCGTCTCCGGTATCAATACCAGAAAATACCACGGGTTACTGGTGGCTGCATTAAACCCTCCGGTAGAGCGGCGCCTCCTTTTGGCCAAGCTGGAAGAAGAGGTTTGCGTTGAGAGCAGAAAGTACAGCCTTTTTTGCAGTCAGACCGTGGGCGGTTACTCCGGGCACGGTTTTGAGTTTCTGTATGAGTTTCACCGGTTTCCTTTTCCTACATATATTTACAGATTGGAGAACATTTTTATTCGAAAAGAGATCATGATGGTGCGGGGCGAAAACACGGTATTAATTCTGTACCACGTCCTCAACCCGGACAATCTTAATTTTAGACTCTGTCTCTTTCCGCTGGTCACAAACCGCGACTACCACTGGACTGTACGCAAAAACAAGTGGCCGTTTCTTACCAGCATTCAGGACAACAGGGTTATGATCGAGGCCTATCCAGGAGCACCGAAACTTTATTTGAGTGCCGACCGGGGTAGACTCCAGCGGGCGGGGTTCTGGTACTATGACCTGTTCTACGAGCTGGAGGCGGAACGCGGTCTAGATGCGGTGGAAGACTTGTACTGCCCGGCGAAATTCGAGATAGAGAGCAACAGGAGTTTATCTTGGGCTCTAAGGGCTTCTACCGAAGACTTGGCCATTGACCAGGAGTGGGTACTTAAACAAAGAAACGAATCGCTCGACCGTATGAAGAGATTAGGCCGCGCCTTACCGCAGACCGATAATCACATAAAGGTGCTGACTTTGGCGGCTGACGATTTCATTGTGGAACGCAGGAACACGGGTAAGAAGACCATAATTGCGGGTTATCCCTGGTTTACGGATTGGGGACGGGACGCCATGATCGCCTTGCCAGGGCTGACCTTGGTGACGGGGCGTTACCGAGATGCACGAGAGATAATTAAAGGCTTTGTGGACTGTGTTCAAGAAGGCCTGATACCCAATTGCTTCTCCGATGATTCTGGATGTCCTCATTACAACACGGTTGATGCTTCTTTGTGGCTATTTTGGGCTGTGTATAAGTACCTTGAATATACGGGGGACTGGGATTTTGTGAACGAAGTGTACCCTTGCCTTTGTGCTATAGTTGATGACTACTGTCGGGGAACAAGGTACGGCATCAAGGTAGATAAAGATGGGCTAGTCACCCAGGGAGAGGAAGGGATGGCCCTGACTTGGATGGATGCCCGAATCGCTGGGCAACCGGTAACCCCGCGAAGGGGGAAAGCCGTGGAGATAAACTCGTTGTGGCATTTTGCTGCACGGTTTTTGGCTTACTTGACATCCCGGTTTGAAGGACCGAGATCGGGCAAAGAGTTCACAAAACTGGCTGACCTGGTCAGGAGCTCTTTCGTCAGGGAGTTCTGGTTTGAGCCAGGCGGTTACCTCTATGATGTCGTGGGAGAAGTTGACAAAGACGCCACATTAAGGTGCAATCAGGTAATCGCGGTTAGCCTGCCAACCCGTCTGTTGAACTCGGAACAGGAAAAGAGTGTAATAAGAAAATTATGGCAAGAGCTGTACACGCCGTACGGGCTAAGGACTCTGTCTCCTCTTTCCGAGGGGTATGTGGGCACCTACAGTGGAAACGAGCACGAGCGCGACCGTGCTTATCACCAGGGAACCGTTTGGGTGTGGCCGTGGGGACATTTCGTCACGGCGGTGAGCAGGATTTACGCTGACTACAGCGGGCGCCTGATGTTGATAAAGAAAATGGTAAAACCCCTTTTGATCCATCTTGAGGACGGATGCGTTGGTAACGTTTCTGAGATTTTTGATGGCGATTTTCCGCATTCTCCCAGGGGTTGCTTTGCCCAGGCCTGGTCAGTAGGAGAGGTGCTCCGGGTCTATGCGGAAGAGGTTATAGGGGTCAAAGGAAGGCATAAAATCGATATCCAGGACTAA
- a CDS encoding Sec-independent protein translocase subunit TatA/TatB yields the protein MFGLIGNVGPWELILILTIALIIFGPGKLPEAGKAIGRAMNEFKKASTGIQNEIREAVSLDEKDSKDNSSASST from the coding sequence GTGTTTGGCTTGATCGGGAATGTCGGGCCGTGGGAATTGATACTGATACTGACTATAGCTCTAATCATTTTTGGACCGGGGAAATTACCTGAGGCCGGTAAAGCCATCGGCCGGGCTATGAATGAGTTCAAGAAGGCATCTACAGGAATACAAAACGAAATACGAGAAGCGGTTTCCCTGGATGAAAAGGACAGCAAGGACAACAGCAGTGCAAGTTCTACGTAG
- a CDS encoding homocysteine S-methyltransferase family protein, whose protein sequence is MFWVKGVKHLIKDLASLLRERIIILDGAMGTMLQERGLRPGDCPELFGLEHPEVLEEIHGQYIEAGADIIQTNTFGANRFKLTEYGLQDRVAEINKAAVKAAKKVAGSGALVAIDIGPTGRLLQPAGDATFDQLYEAFREQVVAGAEAGADLVSIETMTDIGELRAAVIAARENTDLPILAHLTFEPNGRTMMGTSPAGAALVLEALGVTAIGANCSGGAKELLPVIEEMARVTGIFLSVEPNAGLPKLENGRTIFPETPESMAVYALSLREAGANLIGGCCGTTPAHIRAMAEILRGLPPVTRRPKRVRALASRSRYVVLSEDSPLHFIGERINPTARKKLGQDIAQGSMAMVAEEARKQVEAGAPLIDVNVGVPGIDEPSAMEKAVIAVQSSVDVPISIDSANSAAVEAALKAFVGRPLINSTTGEQKVLERILPLAKKYGAAVLGLCLDEKGIPSTAGERFEIAVRILEQARLYGLREEDIYIDCLVKTAGAEQAQVMETIKCVRMVRERLGLATVLGISNVSHGLPAREILNSTYLAMALGSGLDLPIINPFDQRIREVILASGVLLNRDISARKFVGEFKDRTSLPSEAARPRSWVCEKCNIPLLVAGKPPGGVDDASRLPVVAGDEKIKQEEGSKGADIAARIEEAVVKGEEHLIVGLVKEALAAGIAALEVVNKSLIPGIEKVGELYEKQEYFLPQLMLSAETMKKGFATVRPFLTQQAQQQFGTIIMATVEGDIHDIGKNIVSLMLENYGFKVIDLGKNVPAQRIVEEAVRSRADIVGLSALMTTTMPRMGEVIERLREKGLGCRVMVGGAVLTQEYAERIGADAYARDAREAVIKARKLCNLD, encoded by the coding sequence ATGTTTTGGGTAAAAGGAGTGAAGCACTTGATCAAAGACCTGGCATCTTTGTTAAGAGAAAGGATAATCATTCTCGACGGGGCCATGGGGACTATGCTTCAAGAGAGAGGCCTGCGCCCAGGGGATTGCCCGGAGTTGTTTGGGCTGGAACACCCGGAAGTACTGGAAGAAATACATGGCCAATATATAGAAGCAGGTGCTGACATAATCCAGACTAATACATTCGGAGCTAACCGTTTCAAGCTGACTGAATACGGCTTACAAGACCGCGTGGCCGAAATAAACAAGGCTGCGGTTAAGGCTGCCAAGAAAGTGGCAGGCAGCGGGGCCTTGGTGGCTATCGATATCGGCCCTACCGGTCGCCTGCTGCAACCTGCTGGGGATGCTACGTTTGACCAGCTTTACGAGGCTTTTCGCGAGCAGGTGGTAGCTGGGGCCGAAGCCGGGGCTGACCTGGTTTCGATTGAAACCATGACTGATATAGGTGAACTCCGGGCCGCCGTGATTGCGGCCCGTGAGAATACTGACCTGCCGATATTGGCCCATTTGACGTTCGAGCCCAACGGGCGGACCATGATGGGAACTTCTCCGGCTGGGGCTGCACTGGTGCTGGAAGCTTTGGGAGTAACGGCTATCGGCGCTAATTGCTCGGGGGGGGCCAAAGAATTGCTCCCGGTTATCGAAGAGATGGCTCGGGTTACCGGAATTTTTCTGTCAGTGGAGCCGAATGCTGGTCTTCCTAAGCTAGAAAACGGGCGCACTATTTTCCCGGAGACTCCAGAGAGTATGGCTGTTTATGCCCTGAGCTTGCGGGAAGCTGGAGCTAACTTGATCGGCGGGTGTTGCGGGACTACTCCTGCCCATATCAGGGCTATGGCTGAAATCTTGCGGGGCCTTCCCCCGGTAACCAGAAGGCCTAAACGGGTTCGTGCTCTGGCCTCGCGCAGCCGGTACGTAGTATTGTCTGAGGATAGTCCGCTTCATTTTATTGGGGAACGGATTAACCCTACTGCTCGCAAGAAACTGGGTCAGGACATTGCCCAGGGCAGCATGGCCATGGTGGCCGAAGAAGCCCGGAAGCAGGTGGAAGCCGGGGCGCCATTGATAGACGTAAATGTTGGGGTCCCAGGTATCGATGAACCGTCGGCTATGGAAAAGGCGGTAATTGCGGTGCAAAGCTCGGTGGACGTGCCGATATCAATAGATTCAGCCAATTCGGCGGCAGTAGAGGCTGCCTTAAAGGCCTTTGTGGGCCGTCCTCTAATCAATTCAACTACGGGCGAACAAAAGGTTTTGGAGCGTATATTGCCTTTGGCTAAAAAGTACGGGGCAGCGGTACTGGGATTATGTTTGGACGAGAAGGGGATCCCGTCAACAGCCGGGGAGAGGTTCGAGATAGCGGTTCGCATATTAGAGCAGGCCCGGTTATACGGTTTGCGCGAAGAGGATATTTATATCGATTGCCTGGTTAAGACCGCCGGGGCAGAACAAGCCCAGGTCATGGAAACCATCAAGTGCGTGCGGATGGTTCGTGAGAGACTAGGACTGGCTACGGTTTTGGGCATCAGTAATGTTTCCCATGGACTGCCGGCTAGAGAAATCCTTAACTCGACCTATTTGGCTATGGCGTTGGGTAGCGGTTTAGATCTCCCGATAATCAACCCGTTTGACCAGCGTATTCGGGAGGTCATTTTGGCGTCTGGGGTGCTCCTTAACCGGGATATTTCCGCCCGGAAGTTCGTAGGTGAGTTCAAAGATAGAACATCTTTGCCCTCAGAGGCTGCTCGACCTAGATCGTGGGTATGTGAGAAGTGCAACATTCCCTTGCTTGTAGCTGGCAAGCCTCCGGGAGGAGTTGACGATGCTAGCCGACTTCCTGTTGTAGCCGGGGATGAAAAGATTAAACAGGAAGAGGGTTCCAAGGGGGCCGATATAGCTGCTAGGATAGAGGAAGCGGTGGTTAAAGGGGAGGAACACCTAATAGTTGGACTGGTGAAAGAAGCTTTGGCAGCTGGAATCGCTGCTTTGGAGGTAGTCAACAAGTCTTTGATACCGGGAATAGAGAAAGTAGGTGAGCTTTACGAAAAGCAGGAGTACTTTTTACCTCAGCTAATGCTTTCGGCCGAAACAATGAAGAAAGGTTTTGCGACAGTCAGGCCATTTTTGACACAACAGGCCCAGCAACAATTCGGTACAATTATCATGGCAACCGTCGAGGGAGACATCCATGACATAGGTAAGAACATCGTGAGCCTGATGCTGGAGAATTACGGGTTCAAGGTGATAGACCTTGGCAAGAACGTTCCGGCCCAGCGCATCGTGGAGGAAGCAGTCAGGAGCCGGGCTGACATCGTTGGCCTGAGTGCCTTGATGACGACCACTATGCCTCGCATGGGAGAGGTTATCGAGAGATTGCGCGAGAAGGGACTCGGCTGCAGGGTCATGGTTGGCGGAGCGGTACTGACTCAGGAGTATGCTGAGCGGATTGGGGCTGATGCCTATGCCCGTGATGCGCGCGAAGCAGTTATAAAAGCCAGAAAACTTTGCAACCTGGACTAA
- a CDS encoding homocysteine biosynthesis protein: MAVKKTYEEINEKIRRGKAVVVTAEEMIGIVEEKGYTKAAEEVDVVTTGTFGPMCSSGAFLNFGHSNPRIRMKRVWLNGVEAYSGIAAVDAYIGATQLPENDPENKVYPGKFVYGGGHVIHDLVARKMIRLEAVSYGTDCYPRKKIETMITLDDLNEAYLYNPRNAYQNYNCAVNLGNRTIYTYMGILKPNLGNASYSSAGQLSPLLNDPYYRTIGIGTRIFLGGGIGYVAWYGTQHHPNVPRAENGVPLGGAGTLAVIGDLKQMSPEWLVGASFIGYGASMYVGLGIPIPILDEEMVRYTAVKDEEILCPVVDYSEGYPYCKPIDLGYVNYRDLKSGKVTIRGKEVPTTPMSSYPRARKIAEILKEWIKSGRFELTQPVAPLPSADADIVFHSLPERNVNGYNGLR, translated from the coding sequence ATGGCGGTGAAAAAGACTTACGAAGAAATCAATGAGAAGATTCGCCGGGGAAAAGCGGTGGTAGTAACGGCGGAAGAGATGATCGGTATAGTTGAAGAGAAAGGATACACCAAGGCCGCGGAAGAAGTGGATGTAGTTACTACCGGGACGTTTGGTCCTATGTGTTCGTCGGGGGCTTTTCTTAACTTCGGTCATTCGAATCCCCGCATAAGGATGAAACGGGTTTGGCTTAACGGGGTAGAAGCATATTCTGGGATTGCTGCGGTTGACGCTTACATCGGTGCAACCCAGCTTCCAGAAAACGATCCGGAAAACAAAGTATACCCGGGCAAATTCGTGTACGGGGGAGGTCACGTCATTCACGACCTCGTGGCTAGGAAAATGATAAGACTAGAAGCCGTAAGTTATGGAACCGACTGTTATCCGCGCAAGAAAATTGAAACGATGATAACCCTAGATGATCTAAACGAAGCGTATCTGTATAATCCGAGAAACGCTTACCAGAATTACAACTGTGCGGTAAACTTAGGTAATCGCACTATTTATACTTATATGGGTATACTCAAGCCCAATCTGGGAAATGCAAGTTACTCTAGTGCCGGGCAATTAAGCCCCCTGTTGAACGATCCCTATTACCGAACCATAGGCATCGGAACCCGGATTTTCCTAGGGGGAGGGATAGGCTATGTGGCTTGGTACGGAACCCAACACCATCCCAATGTTCCCAGAGCTGAAAACGGCGTTCCTTTAGGAGGAGCAGGTACTTTGGCCGTGATCGGCGATCTTAAACAGATGAGCCCGGAGTGGCTGGTTGGAGCCAGTTTCATAGGGTACGGAGCCAGCATGTACGTAGGTCTAGGTATACCTATCCCCATTTTAGACGAAGAAATGGTTCGGTACACGGCAGTGAAGGATGAGGAGATTTTGTGTCCCGTGGTGGATTACAGCGAAGGTTACCCCTACTGCAAGCCCATTGATCTCGGCTATGTAAACTATAGGGATCTGAAGAGCGGGAAGGTTACCATTAGGGGTAAAGAGGTTCCAACCACTCCTATGTCCAGCTATCCCAGAGCGCGGAAGATCGCTGAAATACTCAAAGAATGGATAAAGAGCGGAAGGTTCGAACTGACACAACCTGTCGCACCGTTACCTTCGGCCGATGCAGACATCGTTTTTCATTCACTGCCTGAGCGCAATGTAAACGGGTACAATGGGTTAAGATAA
- a CDS encoding NIL domain-containing protein: MIKNRVVCFFSASQSEQPIIYRLVKDYDLVINILKADINPQKEGYLVVELVGTREQFEQGVNYLKDLGVRVEPLSQTVVWHEEICIQCGACASFCPTGALEITDREKMEVSFDNSRCVVCGMCLDCCPTRAVKLHFEVA, encoded by the coding sequence GTGATAAAGAACAGGGTGGTTTGCTTTTTCTCCGCCTCTCAATCGGAACAACCGATCATTTATAGATTAGTCAAGGATTATGACCTCGTGATAAACATCTTAAAAGCGGATATCAATCCACAGAAAGAAGGATACCTAGTAGTCGAACTCGTCGGAACCAGAGAACAGTTTGAGCAAGGAGTTAATTATCTGAAGGACTTGGGGGTTAGGGTGGAGCCTCTAAGCCAAACCGTGGTTTGGCATGAAGAAATCTGCATCCAGTGTGGTGCTTGTGCTTCCTTCTGTCCAACCGGGGCTCTAGAGATTACCGACCGTGAAAAAATGGAGGTATCTTTCGACAACAGCCGCTGCGTGGTATGCGGTATGTGCTTAGATTGTTGCCCGACCCGGGCAGTGAAGCTGCACTTTGAAGTAGCATAG
- a CDS encoding UPF0280 family protein: MVQNDYSRRKYRIFYQASDLIYFQVKLKETDLAIGVDRESFNDGLVELAERTVIKLRGDLESYIILSPEFRTSFAPVPALPGAPPVAMSMIRAAAVAGVGPMAAVAGAIAEAVGKELESRVREVVVENGGDIYLSGKHDRIIGIFAGESPFSNRIGLKVGGAEMPVGVCTSSATVGPSVSLGRADAAVIKAKSAALADAVATGAGNLVQGESDLVKALEYAKGIDGVLGVIVIKKDKLAAWGEMEIIPLSKQANRR; encoded by the coding sequence GTGGTACAAAACGATTACAGCCGGCGAAAGTACCGGATTTTTTACCAGGCCTCGGATCTCATTTACTTCCAAGTAAAGCTGAAGGAGACCGATCTAGCAATAGGAGTAGATAGAGAAAGCTTTAATGATGGACTGGTAGAGCTCGCAGAAAGGACAGTTATTAAACTTCGAGGAGATCTGGAAAGCTATATTATCTTGTCACCAGAATTTAGGACGTCTTTTGCTCCGGTTCCGGCTTTGCCGGGAGCGCCTCCCGTAGCTATGAGTATGATAAGGGCTGCCGCTGTAGCTGGGGTTGGGCCTATGGCAGCCGTAGCAGGTGCTATTGCAGAAGCGGTAGGAAAAGAGCTGGAATCCAGGGTGCGGGAGGTTGTGGTCGAAAACGGTGGAGACATCTATTTGAGTGGCAAACACGACAGGATCATCGGGATTTTTGCCGGCGAGTCGCCTTTCAGCAACCGTATAGGTTTGAAGGTAGGGGGCGCAGAGATGCCGGTTGGTGTGTGTACCTCCTCCGCGACAGTGGGCCCATCGGTGAGCCTAGGGCGGGCTGACGCGGCGGTAATTAAAGCCAAAAGTGCGGCTTTAGCAGACGCGGTCGCTACCGGAGCCGGAAACCTAGTGCAGGGCGAGAGTGATTTGGTCAAGGCCCTGGAGTATGCTAAAGGGATTGACGGAGTACTGGGGGTAATTGTTATAAAGAAAGATAAGTTAGCTGCATGGGGAGAAATGGAGATAATTCCTCTGTCAAAGCAAGCTAACCGGAGATGA